The DNA sequence TTAATGCAGAAACCCAGTCTTTAGAAGCGGGTATGCCGATACCTGTTGTGATTACGGTATATAGTGATCGCAGCTTTACTTTTGTTAAGAAAACGCCTCCGGCTGCATATTTGCTGAAAAAAGCTGCGGGCATCAAATCCGGAAGCGCGCGCCCTAATACTGAAAAAGTAGGTACGATTACGCGTAAGCAATTAGAAGAAATTGTTGAAATTAAAAAAGCGGATTTAACTGCTGCGGATGTGGAAGCCGGTGTTCGTACATTGGCGGGAAGTGCCCGGTCAATGGGCTTGAAGGTGGAGGGCTAAACAATGGCAAAGAAGACTAAGCGTAATTTAGCTATCCGTGAAAAAGTTGCTGCCGGCAAAATCTATAATGTTGCTGAGGCATTAGATTTATTAAAATCGCTTTCCGCTGTTAAGTTTGTCGAATCTGTGGATGTGGCGATTCAATTAGGTATTGATCCGCGTAAATCAGATCAAGTGGTGCGCGGCGCAGCTGTATTGCCTAACGGTACTGGTAAGAGCGTGCGTGTGGCTGTATTTGCTCAAGGCGCGAATGCGGAAGCTGCTCAAGCTGCCGGTGCGGATATTGTTGGTATGGCTGAATTGGCAGATGAAATCAAAGGCGGACGCAGCGATTTTGATGTCGTTATTGCCGAACCGGCTGCGATGGCTGTCGTTGGACAATTAGGTCAAATTTTAGGTCCAAGAGGCTTAATGCCAAATCCAAAAGTGGGTACGGTAACGCCTGATGTAAAAACAGCAGTATTAAATGCCAAAGCAGGTCAAGTGCGTTTTCGTGCGGATAAAGGCGGCGTAGTGCATGCGATTATCGGTAAGGCAGACTTTGAAACAGCTAAATTGGAAGAGAATTTGAAATCTCTGGTTGCTGAAATTAGCAAATTACGTCCGGCAACAGCAAAAGGCGTTTATTTGCAAAAGGCTTATCTTTCTACAACGATGGGACCTGGTTTGCA is a window from the Suttonella indologenes genome containing:
- the rplK gene encoding 50S ribosomal protein L11, translated to MAKKISGYIKLQIPAGKANPSPPVGPALGQHGVNIMEFCKAFNAETQSLEAGMPIPVVITVYSDRSFTFVKKTPPAAYLLKKAAGIKSGSARPNTEKVGTITRKQLEEIVEIKKADLTAADVEAGVRTLAGSARSMGLKVEG
- the rplA gene encoding 50S ribosomal protein L1, encoding MAKKTKRNLAIREKVAAGKIYNVAEALDLLKSLSAVKFVESVDVAIQLGIDPRKSDQVVRGAAVLPNGTGKSVRVAVFAQGANAEAAQAAGADIVGMAELADEIKGGRSDFDVVIAEPAAMAVVGQLGQILGPRGLMPNPKVGTVTPDVKTAVLNAKAGQVRFRADKGGVVHAIIGKADFETAKLEENLKSLVAEISKLRPATAKGVYLQKAYLSTTMGPGLQIEISGLSA